From the genome of Scytonema hofmannii PCC 7110, one region includes:
- a CDS encoding ArsR/SmtB family transcription factor — MKQALPVPPEVVQQVAEYFSLLSEPMRLRLLHLLRDEEKCVQELVEATQTSQANVSKHLKVMWQAGILSRRSAGTCAYYRVEDEMIFELCNRVCDRLATRLEQQARNFRVLNNQ; from the coding sequence ATGAAACAAGCGTTGCCTGTACCACCGGAAGTTGTGCAACAAGTGGCTGAATACTTCAGCCTCTTGAGTGAACCCATGCGTCTGCGGCTGTTGCATTTACTGCGGGATGAAGAAAAATGCGTGCAAGAATTGGTAGAGGCAACACAAACTTCTCAAGCTAATGTGTCAAAACACCTGAAAGTTATGTGGCAAGCAGGAATACTCAGCCGCCGTAGCGCAGGAACTTGTGCTTATTACCGGGTAGAAGATGAAATGATTTTTGAATTGTGCAACCGAGTTTGCGATCGTCTCGCCACTCGGTTGGAACAGCAAGCCCGTAACTTTCGGGTGTTAAATAATCAGTGA
- a CDS encoding HipA domain-containing protein: MVEKFLIIRVPSDVSQYTEEIGTREKFWFRNEEGRLYLYKKIRYNTLNNGTEKIPTGEDWAEKIASELCEMLELPHAEYHLATSDGERGVITPSFLPEQASLIAGNEILSGLLPDYPINQKYGVFQHTINNVFNAIKHNSVNLPINWIPLKGISNAEETFVGYLLLDAWVGNSDRHHENWAFVSLNGLTYLAPTYDHASCLGRNESDEKRKQRLITKDTGFSVQAYVTNCKSALYAKDSDKKPLKTFDAFCEALQRYPNAARVWLNHLDKVSNNDILKLFQRIPTVIISETAIEFALKILEINQSRLLKLRKTLP; the protein is encoded by the coding sequence ATGGTAGAGAAGTTTCTTATAATTAGAGTCCCGTCAGATGTTTCTCAGTATACTGAGGAAATAGGAACTAGAGAAAAGTTCTGGTTTCGTAATGAGGAGGGACGTTTATATTTATATAAGAAAATTAGGTACAACACTCTAAATAATGGGACAGAAAAAATTCCAACAGGTGAAGACTGGGCAGAGAAGATAGCGTCTGAATTATGCGAGATGCTAGAACTACCTCATGCTGAGTACCATCTGGCAACATCCGATGGTGAACGCGGAGTCATTACACCAAGTTTTTTACCGGAACAGGCAAGTCTAATCGCTGGTAATGAAATCCTTTCTGGATTATTACCGGATTATCCAATAAACCAAAAATACGGTGTGTTTCAACACACGATTAACAACGTATTCAATGCCATTAAACATAACTCAGTAAATTTGCCTATAAATTGGATACCACTAAAGGGAATCAGTAATGCAGAGGAAACATTTGTTGGCTATTTACTTCTAGATGCTTGGGTGGGGAATAGCGATCGCCACCATGAAAACTGGGCATTTGTCAGTTTAAATGGCTTGACCTATCTAGCACCAACCTATGACCATGCTTCTTGCCTTGGTCGCAACGAGTCAGATGAAAAACGAAAACAAAGACTGATTACAAAAGACACTGGCTTTTCTGTCCAAGCATATGTCACAAACTGCAAGTCTGCCTTGTATGCTAAAGATAGTGACAAGAAACCCCTTAAAACTTTTGATGCATTTTGTGAAGCGCTACAACGCTATCCGAATGCCGCTAGAGTATGGTTAAATCATCTTGACAAGGTGTCGAATAATGATATTTTAAAACTTTTTCAACGTATCCCTACAGTAATCATCTCAGAAACAGCAATTGAGTTTGCATTGAAAATATTGGAAATTAATCAAAGCAGGCTGCTAAAGTTGCGGAAAACCCTACCATGA
- a CDS encoding GerMN domain-containing protein — protein sequence MKEQQGNRISSGIIAAISVAVIAVSGAIAYYALNPEKGVISKPNPGVTQQPNSNTQITNEQKVEVYWLQDNGTKLSLVPQAVTLPQGEPDQVIEAAFSKLLAGPTEGTDSTTIPTETKLLGVKVGDDGVHVNLSEDFTTGGGSSSMMGRVGQVVYTATSLNPNAKVYIEVNGKQLDVLGGEGLELEQPLTRESYKQNFEL from the coding sequence ATGAAAGAACAACAAGGTAATCGTATTTCTTCAGGTATCATTGCAGCTATTTCAGTAGCGGTTATTGCTGTCAGTGGTGCTATAGCTTACTACGCGTTAAACCCAGAAAAAGGAGTAATATCAAAGCCCAATCCGGGTGTCACTCAACAACCTAACAGCAACACGCAAATCACTAACGAACAAAAGGTTGAAGTCTATTGGTTGCAAGACAATGGCACAAAGCTTTCATTAGTTCCGCAAGCAGTTACACTACCCCAAGGAGAACCCGACCAAGTTATAGAAGCAGCTTTTTCAAAGCTATTAGCTGGACCAACGGAAGGAACTGATTCCACAACTATCCCAACAGAAACCAAGTTGCTGGGAGTGAAAGTAGGAGATGACGGCGTCCACGTCAACTTATCAGAAGATTTTACGACAGGAGGTGGTAGTTCCTCCATGATGGGTCGTGTGGGACAAGTTGTTTACACCGCCACCTCTTTAAATCCCAATGCCAAAGTATACATTGAGGTCAACGGCAAACAGTTGGACGTTTTAGGCGGCGAAGGTTTGGAGTTAGAACAACCTCTCACCCGTGAAAGTTACAAACAAAATTTTGAACTTTAG
- the efp gene encoding elongation factor P, giving the protein MISSNDFRPGVSIVLDGSVWRVVEFLHVKPGKGSAFVRTKLKNAQNGNVVEKTFRAGETVPQANLEKSTMQHTYKEGEEYVFMDMESYEEGRLSAAQIGERVKYLKEGMEVNVVRWDDQVLEVELPNSVVLEVVQTDPGVKGDTATGGSKPATVETGAMIMVPLFISQGERIRIDTRNDTYLGRE; this is encoded by the coding sequence ATGATTTCCAGTAACGACTTTCGACCTGGCGTGTCTATAGTGTTAGATGGGTCTGTATGGCGAGTGGTAGAATTTCTCCATGTTAAGCCCGGTAAGGGTTCCGCGTTTGTACGGACAAAACTGAAAAATGCCCAGAATGGCAACGTGGTAGAAAAAACGTTCCGGGCTGGAGAAACAGTTCCGCAAGCCAATTTGGAAAAAAGTACAATGCAGCATACCTATAAAGAAGGTGAAGAATACGTCTTTATGGATATGGAATCTTATGAAGAAGGCAGATTGAGTGCTGCACAAATTGGCGAGCGTGTAAAATACCTCAAGGAAGGTATGGAAGTCAACGTAGTTCGTTGGGATGACCAAGTCTTAGAGGTAGAACTGCCCAACTCAGTAGTGTTGGAAGTTGTCCAAACAGACCCAGGTGTAAAGGGCGATACTGCAACGGGTGGTTCAAAACCTGCCACTGTGGAAACAGGAGCAATGATTATGGTTCCACTCTTTATTTCTCAAGGAGAACGCATCCGGATCGACACCCGTAACGATACTTACTTAGGCAGGGAGTAA
- the accB gene encoding acetyl-CoA carboxylase biotin carboxyl carrier protein, with protein sequence MPLDFNEIRQLLTTIAQTDIAEVTLKSDDFELTVRKAVSVSNQVMSVGQAGQGAVSSGLPPIPPPPPLVVPTVTELTPIDMTTATKGIPSPVASSPVIDLKLVEIPSPMVGTFYRAPGPSEAPFVEVGDRVKRGQTVCIIEAMKLMNEIEAEVSGQVVEILLQNSEPVEYGQPLMRIKPD encoded by the coding sequence GTGCCATTAGACTTTAACGAAATCCGCCAACTACTGACGACCATTGCACAAACAGATATTGCAGAAGTGACTCTCAAAAGTGACGATTTTGAATTAACGGTTCGCAAAGCTGTTAGTGTTAGCAACCAGGTAATGTCAGTAGGTCAAGCGGGACAAGGTGCGGTGTCTTCGGGATTGCCACCCATTCCACCGCCTCCGCCATTGGTGGTGCCGACGGTGACGGAACTGACTCCTATTGACATGACGACTGCTACAAAAGGGATTCCGTCGCCAGTCGCTTCTTCCCCTGTTATTGACTTAAAACTGGTTGAAATCCCCTCCCCAATGGTGGGAACGTTTTACCGCGCCCCCGGTCCCAGTGAAGCGCCATTTGTGGAAGTGGGCGATCGCGTTAAGCGAGGTCAAACAGTTTGTATCATAGAAGCCATGAAACTCATGAACGAAATAGAAGCAGAAGTTTCAGGGCAAGTGGTAGAAATTCTTCTACAAAACAGTGAACCAGTGGAATACGGTCAACCTTTGATGCGAATTAAACCAGATTAA
- a CDS encoding NAD-binding protein: MKPRIIVCGLGRTGYKVFRLLRQQGALVVGIHHQHIPSETAGDVIVGELLAASTLIAAGIQQAHTVVIAGPDDELNLAIMMQARVLNPRIRIINRFFNTSLGERLDHTVPNHWSMSVAGLAAPVFTFAALGNKAIGQIKLFGHTWPIHEELIDEHHPWRGCKLSDLWNERSRLLIYYLPVEGEVDLVTAVASQQELKVGDRLIVGTQPCIRPARKSLIAKLLKVLTNLRHFKQHAQSVLVGALVLLFIILVATLTYVSAELKISVVDALYFSVGIITGAGGNDALIGQAPISIKLFTVVMMLIGAAVFGIWYALLNDFILGTRFKQFWDAARVPHRNHYIICGLGGIGIKIVQQLHNSGHEVVVIERDTNNKYVNTARGWGIPVIHADASFPATLKTSNMETAAALLAMTGNDATNLEIALKAKGLAPKVPVIVHYADPDFAGVAQQVFDFEAVLCPAELAAPAFAAAALGGKILGNGITGDSLWVAFATLITPAHPFCGLRVREAAMSADFVPLYLETNSQTIHGWDLLETSLSGGDILYLTMPATRLYQLWRNTPSQAMAS; this comes from the coding sequence ATGAAACCTCGAATTATTGTCTGTGGCTTAGGACGAACCGGATATAAGGTCTTTCGTTTGCTGAGACAGCAGGGGGCGCTAGTCGTCGGCATTCATCACCAACATATTCCGAGCGAAACAGCAGGAGATGTGATTGTTGGTGAGTTGCTTGCAGCTAGCACTCTGATTGCCGCCGGAATTCAGCAAGCGCACACGGTAGTCATTGCCGGACCTGATGATGAACTGAATTTGGCGATTATGATGCAAGCGCGGGTGTTAAATCCACGCATTCGCATTATCAATCGCTTCTTTAACACAAGTTTGGGCGAACGGCTAGATCACACCGTGCCAAATCACTGGAGTATGAGTGTTGCGGGTTTGGCAGCACCAGTCTTCACGTTTGCGGCTTTGGGTAACAAAGCGATCGGCCAAATCAAGCTTTTTGGACACACTTGGCCCATCCATGAAGAATTGATTGACGAACACCACCCCTGGCGGGGTTGTAAGTTGAGCGATTTGTGGAATGAGCGATCGCGACTCCTCATTTACTATCTGCCTGTGGAAGGTGAGGTGGATTTAGTCACGGCGGTGGCATCACAGCAAGAGTTGAAGGTGGGCGATCGCCTCATCGTCGGAACCCAACCGTGCATACGTCCCGCCCGTAAATCCCTCATTGCAAAACTGCTAAAAGTCCTCACCAATCTCCGGCATTTTAAACAACATGCTCAATCCGTATTAGTCGGTGCTTTAGTTCTATTATTTATTATTCTGGTTGCCACACTCACTTACGTGTCCGCCGAGCTAAAAATATCTGTCGTTGATGCTCTGTATTTTTCAGTAGGTATAATTACTGGTGCAGGTGGTAATGATGCATTAATAGGACAAGCTCCTATCAGTATTAAGTTATTTACTGTTGTGATGATGTTAATCGGAGCCGCAGTATTTGGTATTTGGTATGCGTTGCTCAACGATTTTATTTTAGGAACGCGCTTCAAGCAATTTTGGGATGCAGCACGAGTTCCTCACCGCAATCACTACATTATTTGTGGCTTGGGGGGTATCGGTATAAAAATTGTCCAACAACTGCATAATAGCGGGCATGAAGTTGTCGTGATTGAGCGCGATACTAACAACAAATATGTCAACACTGCTCGTGGATGGGGTATTCCCGTTATCCATGCTGATGCTAGCTTTCCTGCAACACTAAAAACCAGCAATATGGAAACGGCTGCAGCATTGTTGGCTATGACAGGGAATGATGCGACTAATCTGGAAATTGCTCTGAAAGCCAAAGGATTAGCACCCAAAGTGCCAGTCATTGTCCATTATGCAGATCCTGACTTTGCAGGTGTGGCGCAACAGGTATTTGACTTTGAAGCAGTTCTCTGTCCTGCGGAACTAGCAGCCCCAGCCTTTGCTGCTGCTGCACTCGGTGGAAAAATACTTGGTAATGGTATTACAGGAGATAGTCTTTGGGTCGCTTTTGCAACTTTGATTACACCCGCACATCCTTTTTGTGGTTTGCGAGTCAGAGAAGCGGCTATGTCCGCCGATTTTGTTCCTTTATATTTGGAAACAAACTCCCAAACCATTCACGGTTGGGATTTATTAGAAACAAGCTTGAGTGGAGGGGATATTTTGTACCTTACGATGCCAGCCACAAGACTGTATCAGCTGTGGCGCAATACTCCATCACAAGCCATGGCAAGTTAG
- a CDS encoding HIRAN domain-containing protein: protein MKTLFLAWQDPNSRAWFPIGRLTFDGEKYQFVYTSGVLEAQSKSGFQPIFSFPDFYKVYTSIELFPLFSNRLMRRSRPEYKDFVQWLNIPQHSDDPITILSRSGGQKVTDHYEVFPCPEPDENGLYHIHFFIHGLRHLPPCSIERISRLKPRDMLWLAHEAQNSYDSNALTLHTEDHYILGYCPRYIARDALELLRHNPKLIHVQVERINSAPTPLQFRLLCNMTASWHDDFRPFSSFNYQPIITDNLSALSFD from the coding sequence ATGAAAACATTATTTTTAGCTTGGCAAGATCCAAATAGCCGCGCTTGGTTCCCTATTGGTCGGTTAACATTTGATGGGGAGAAGTATCAATTTGTTTATACTAGTGGTGTATTAGAAGCTCAGTCTAAGTCTGGCTTCCAACCAATATTTTCATTCCCAGATTTTTATAAGGTGTACACATCTATAGAACTGTTTCCCTTGTTCTCTAATCGATTAATGCGACGTTCTCGTCCAGAATATAAGGATTTTGTTCAGTGGTTAAATATTCCTCAACACTCAGACGACCCAATTACCATTCTATCTCGTAGCGGAGGGCAAAAGGTAACGGATCATTATGAAGTTTTCCCCTGTCCTGAACCTGATGAGAATGGCTTATATCATATTCACTTCTTTATACATGGACTGCGGCATCTCCCACCTTGCTCAATCGAACGTATCAGTAGATTAAAACCCAGAGATATGTTGTGGTTGGCTCACGAGGCTCAGAATTCATATGATTCTAATGCATTAACTCTACACACAGAAGATCATTATATTTTGGGCTATTGCCCCCGTTATATTGCACGCGATGCTTTGGAATTGCTGCGACACAATCCAAAACTTATACACGTTCAGGTTGAGCGCATTAATTCTGCTCCAACACCGCTTCAATTTCGTTTGTTATGTAACATGACGGCTTCATGGCATGATGATTTTCGCCCATTTTCTAGTTTTAATTATCAGCCAATCATAACTGACAACCTATCCGCCCTTAGTTTTGATTGA
- a CDS encoding low temperature requirement protein A, whose amino-acid sequence MNFLDPPRLRIGEESEEERRATWLELFYDLVFVVAVSQLAHYLHEHISLSGLIGFVVLFIPVWWSWIGTTFYANRFDSDDIGRRLLVGLHMATAAAMAVNIHHGLDKTSAGFAIAYALGRIVLVIEYTRAGQHIPAARPLTNRFASGFAIAAFCWLVSAFLPSPWRFALWGVGLIIDFATPITASKLQLQLPPHPSHLPERFGLFTILVLGEAIIAVVNGVSQKNWQISTAMTAVLGLCTAFSLWWVYFDNLGGTPIRRTKTEGRSVLINIWLYTHLPLVIGIAATGVAVELVLLSNPEVGLPDNIRWLLCGSLALCYLSLAVLHRLGVILYCKIRTKYRVGAAFVLLAIAFLSKGLLPIAVMGLVTVVCVVQVVQDVLQSRPTTRLVDPEI is encoded by the coding sequence ATGAATTTTTTAGACCCGCCACGTTTACGTATAGGTGAAGAGAGCGAAGAAGAACGACGCGCCACATGGCTGGAGCTGTTTTACGATTTAGTATTTGTCGTAGCAGTTTCTCAACTCGCCCATTATCTCCACGAACATATTTCTTTGTCAGGCTTGATAGGGTTTGTTGTTTTATTTATACCAGTTTGGTGGTCGTGGATTGGTACTACTTTCTACGCAAATCGCTTTGATAGCGATGACATTGGAAGGCGACTGCTAGTAGGTTTGCATATGGCTACAGCAGCAGCAATGGCTGTCAACATACATCACGGATTGGATAAAACCTCTGCTGGTTTTGCGATCGCCTATGCGCTTGGACGTATCGTGCTTGTAATTGAATACACTCGTGCTGGACAGCATATTCCCGCAGCACGTCCTCTCACAAATCGTTTTGCTTCAGGTTTTGCCATAGCTGCTTTTTGCTGGTTGGTATCAGCATTTTTACCATCTCCTTGGCGTTTTGCACTTTGGGGGGTGGGACTTATTATTGACTTTGCGACACCCATAACAGCAAGCAAATTGCAGCTTCAATTACCACCCCATCCCTCTCACTTACCAGAACGTTTCGGACTATTTACAATTCTTGTTTTGGGTGAAGCCATTATCGCCGTGGTAAATGGTGTCTCTCAAAAGAATTGGCAAATTTCCACAGCAATGACTGCTGTTTTAGGATTGTGTACTGCTTTCAGCTTGTGGTGGGTGTATTTTGATAACCTTGGTGGTACACCCATTCGACGAACTAAGACAGAGGGAAGATCGGTTCTTATCAATATTTGGCTGTATACTCATCTACCTCTCGTGATTGGTATTGCTGCTACTGGAGTTGCAGTAGAACTAGTACTATTAAGCAATCCTGAGGTTGGACTACCTGATAATATTCGTTGGCTATTGTGTGGTTCTCTAGCACTTTGTTATTTATCTCTAGCTGTTCTTCACCGCCTTGGTGTCATCCTTTATTGTAAAATTCGTACTAAGTACCGAGTTGGGGCTGCATTTGTTTTACTAGCAATTGCATTTCTGAGCAAAGGCTTATTACCTATAGCTGTCATGGGACTTGTCACTGTAGTTTGTGTTGTACAAGTCGTACAAGATGTATTGCAAAGCCGTCCTACAACTCGGCTAGTCGATCCAGAAATTTAG
- a CDS encoding bifunctional sterol desaturase/short chain dehydrogenase, with amino-acid sequence MVSFWIAIAAWGLGSILWAELVRDLYHVLAHHWQPLYRQHVWHHRVFHRDLNVVNAEIYRQAQWHHDLPECLVMLLFSLVVWWGCSQWTPQYQLAALVGTLYTLTFLASCIARGIGSEWAREATDVTHLPGPFITPPGNWFVNRPYHWRHHFDSDRAYYCSTFTLIDKLMGTALALKGKKIAVTGASGTLGRSLLLHLHLAGAKVVALSSKSEPVTLTVNDKPLTVKTISWEVGKEGELLEHLKQIDILVLNHGINVKGERTPEAIFKSYEINTFSSWRLLELFLTTVRTHEHVALKEVWINTSEAEVSPAISPLYELSKRALGDLVTLRRLDAPCVIRKLILGPFKSNLNPIGVMSGDWVARQIVASAKRDARNIIVAINPLTYLLFPVKEFFVSTYFRFFSHSKVLSKATTESVLPKLEIGGSNGQLEIGSSNGQLEIGSSNGQLEIGGSNGQDARTTRG; translated from the coding sequence ATGGTGTCCTTTTGGATAGCGATCGCGGCTTGGGGACTAGGCTCTATCTTATGGGCAGAACTAGTACGAGATTTGTATCACGTCTTAGCCCATCACTGGCAACCACTATATCGGCAACACGTGTGGCATCATCGTGTCTTTCATCGAGATTTGAACGTTGTGAATGCTGAAATCTACCGTCAGGCACAATGGCATCACGATTTGCCTGAATGCCTTGTGATGTTGCTGTTTTCGCTAGTAGTTTGGTGGGGATGTTCTCAGTGGACGCCACAGTACCAGTTGGCAGCCCTAGTAGGAACGCTTTACACTTTGACGTTTTTAGCTAGCTGTATAGCACGTGGCATTGGCAGCGAATGGGCGCGGGAAGCAACCGATGTCACTCACCTGCCCGGTCCTTTTATCACTCCTCCGGGAAACTGGTTCGTAAATCGACCCTATCACTGGCGGCATCACTTCGATAGCGATCGCGCTTACTATTGCAGTACTTTTACTCTTATAGATAAGCTCATGGGTACAGCACTGGCACTAAAGGGTAAAAAAATTGCCGTTACCGGAGCATCGGGAACGCTAGGGCGATCGCTGCTTTTACATTTGCATTTAGCAGGTGCGAAGGTGGTAGCCCTGAGTTCAAAATCAGAACCCGTAACTCTGACAGTGAATGACAAACCACTGACAGTGAAGACAATTTCTTGGGAAGTCGGGAAAGAGGGAGAACTGCTTGAACATCTAAAACAGATAGATATTTTAGTCCTCAACCACGGTATTAACGTTAAAGGTGAAAGAACACCAGAGGCAATTTTTAAATCTTACGAGATCAATACCTTTTCTAGTTGGCGACTGCTGGAACTCTTTTTAACCACCGTTCGGACTCACGAACACGTAGCTCTCAAAGAAGTGTGGATAAATACTTCTGAAGCAGAGGTCAGCCCCGCGATTAGCCCTTTGTACGAACTTTCCAAACGTGCTTTGGGAGATTTAGTCACATTACGTCGTTTGGATGCTCCTTGTGTAATACGTAAATTAATTTTAGGACCTTTCAAAAGCAACCTTAATCCCATTGGAGTTATGTCCGGTGATTGGGTGGCACGACAAATTGTAGCATCAGCCAAACGCGATGCTCGCAATATTATTGTGGCAATCAATCCTTTGACATATCTACTATTTCCGGTGAAGGAATTTTTTGTATCAACGTATTTCAGATTTTTTAGTCATTCAAAGGTTTTGTCAAAAGCAACGACTGAGTCAGTTTTACCTAAATTAGAAATAGGTGGCAGCAACGGGCAATTAGAAATAGGTAGCAGCAACGGGCAATTAGAAATAGGTAGCAGCAACGGGCAATTAGAAATAGGTGGCAGCAACGGGCAAGATGCCCGTACCACAAGAGGTTAA
- a CDS encoding sigma 54-interacting transcriptional regulator: MASTEILIWLQERTALGILSPESLNALSEVIEEKVFPANYRLMTEESPPEALYILQQGQLESDSTNKTNPSLAVGFLPGAVINLQELLLDELTQRTIITITECHLWILPAAKFREIVTQYPEIAQAVSRQMAQEVAHLTSALNYEQERSVALRPYLVTKAQRGIVGTSRYAVRLREEIRQAAGDRKSVLIFGEPGLEKDNIAALIHFGSSYRREPIIKVNCGILQTSGADLFGRYGGKPGLLEWLGEGTLVLNNIQETPTELLPVLANLLQTSQYSPVTRSGEPPAEPRATRARILIVAEKIQPTIERAVGQVIKVPPLRVRKTDIKAQVEYYISLYTSARGISKPKVTPEALRRLQSYDFPGNLKELQNLVERAIVQAGEAKALTEEIFWSAQTKKKEFRVNLLNAYPNLRKFLRSPWWPDRINYGFTLIAFAFTVAVLFVGPQTRDRNFALNLFWAWWWPFFLLAFPFLGRIWCAVCPFMIYGEVTQKLSLWLFPRQLKRWPREQAEKWGGWFIFGLFTLIFLWEELWKLENTAYLSGCLLLLITAGAVIFSILFERRFWCRYLCPIGGMNGLFAKLSMTELRAQQGICSATCTTYQCYKGGQQKGEGMESGGCPLYSHPAQLEDNRDCVLCMTCLKACPHRSVELNLRPPGMELWTTHIPRSYEVALLFLLLGGIYLHRLPELKSWLGLHFDLTQFLPHLGLSLFALVIPIVIPFAAYGLSRVGSQLKPRPFIELAYGYLPLVLGGNLAHYLRLGLAEGGRILPVTFATFGLNGEQLPILVAHPAVIAFLQGSTLIFSVILTIILTQKIARQPMRSLFWQHLAAIGLAASLWAIIVDR, encoded by the coding sequence ATGGCATCTACAGAAATATTAATATGGCTACAAGAACGCACGGCTTTGGGAATTCTTTCTCCTGAGTCCTTGAATGCATTATCCGAAGTTATAGAAGAAAAAGTTTTTCCAGCAAATTATCGTTTGATGACTGAAGAGTCCCCTCCAGAAGCCCTGTATATTTTGCAACAAGGTCAGTTGGAAAGCGATAGTACTAATAAAACGAACCCATCATTAGCTGTTGGTTTTCTCCCTGGAGCAGTGATTAACCTACAAGAACTGCTGTTAGATGAATTGACTCAGCGCACAATTATAACAATCACAGAATGCCACTTGTGGATTCTACCTGCTGCTAAATTTCGGGAAATAGTGACTCAATATCCAGAAATTGCTCAGGCTGTTTCTCGCCAAATGGCTCAAGAAGTGGCTCATCTCACATCTGCCCTTAACTACGAACAAGAACGTTCTGTTGCCTTACGACCTTATTTAGTCACTAAAGCACAGCGTGGAATTGTGGGGACAAGTCGTTATGCAGTCCGGTTGCGGGAAGAAATTAGACAAGCGGCGGGCGATCGCAAATCGGTCTTGATTTTTGGTGAACCGGGTTTAGAAAAGGACAATATAGCCGCCCTCATTCATTTTGGTTCCTCATATCGGCGAGAACCTATTATTAAAGTTAACTGTGGAATTCTGCAAACGAGTGGTGCTGATTTATTTGGTCGTTATGGAGGCAAACCAGGATTGTTGGAATGGCTCGGAGAAGGTACCTTAGTTCTCAACAACATCCAAGAAACTCCGACCGAGTTATTACCAGTATTAGCTAATTTATTACAAACATCCCAGTATAGCCCCGTCACTCGTTCGGGAGAACCACCTGCTGAACCTCGTGCTACCCGTGCTCGTATTTTGATTGTTGCCGAAAAAATTCAGCCAACTATTGAGCGTGCTGTAGGTCAAGTTATTAAAGTTCCACCGCTACGTGTACGGAAAACTGATATCAAAGCGCAGGTAGAATATTACATCAGTCTTTACACCAGTGCAAGAGGAATTTCAAAGCCAAAAGTGACACCAGAAGCCTTACGACGCTTGCAATCCTATGATTTTCCCGGAAATCTTAAGGAACTGCAAAACCTTGTGGAACGGGCGATCGTGCAAGCAGGAGAGGCAAAAGCACTAACAGAAGAAATTTTCTGGTCGGCTCAAACAAAGAAAAAAGAATTTCGAGTCAATCTTTTAAATGCCTATCCCAATTTGCGAAAATTTCTCCGCAGTCCTTGGTGGCCCGATCGCATTAATTATGGTTTTACTTTGATTGCCTTTGCTTTTACCGTTGCCGTGCTTTTTGTTGGTCCGCAAACACGCGATCGCAATTTTGCCCTAAATTTATTCTGGGCTTGGTGGTGGCCATTTTTCCTGCTAGCATTTCCCTTTTTAGGTCGTATTTGGTGCGCTGTTTGTCCCTTCATGATTTATGGAGAAGTCACCCAGAAACTTTCCTTATGGCTGTTTCCCCGACAACTAAAACGCTGGCCCAGAGAGCAAGCAGAAAAATGGGGAGGATGGTTTATCTTCGGATTATTTACTTTAATTTTTTTATGGGAAGAACTTTGGAAATTGGAAAATACGGCTTATCTTTCTGGTTGTTTGCTGTTATTAATCACTGCAGGCGCAGTGATTTTCTCAATTCTTTTTGAAAGGCGTTTTTGGTGTCGATATCTTTGCCCTATTGGTGGAATGAATGGTTTGTTTGCCAAACTTTCCATGACAGAATTGCGAGCACAACAAGGAATTTGTTCCGCAACGTGTACGACATATCAGTGCTATAAAGGCGGACAACAAAAAGGCGAAGGTATGGAAAGTGGGGGGTGTCCCTTGTACTCTCACCCAGCACAGTTAGAAGATAACAGAGATTGCGTATTGTGCATGACTTGTCTGAAGGCTTGTCCCCATCGTTCCGTTGAATTGAATTTACGTCCTCCCGGAATGGAACTGTGGACAACTCATATACCCCGTTCTTATGAAGTCGCATTGTTATTTTTACTATTAGGAGGTATATATCTCCACCGTTTACCGGAGTTGAAATCTTGGTTGGGGTTACATTTCGACCTCACACAGTTTCTACCCCACTTAGGTTTATCACTGTTTGCTTTAGTGATTCCCATTGTTATTCCCTTTGCAGCATATGGTTTGTCTCGTGTTGGTTCTCAACTCAAGCCAAGACCATTTATCGAACTAGCATACGGTTATCTACCACTCGTGCTTGGTGGTAACTTAGCCCATTACCTGCGCTTGGGTTTAGCAGAAGGAGGACGTATTTTACCCGTCACTTTTGCAACTTTTGGTCTCAATGGGGAACAGCTACCTATATTAGTTGCACATCCAGCAGTGATTGCTTTTCTACAGGGCAGTACTTTGATTTTTTCAGTAATTTTAACTATAATACTCACACAAAAAATTGCCCGTCAACCCATGCGATCGCTATTTTGGCAACATTTAGCAGCGATTGGACTAGCTGCAAGTTTATGGGCGATTATTGTTGATAGATAG